In the Paenibacillus sp. FSL H7-0357 genome, one interval contains:
- a CDS encoding asparaginase, giving the protein MIIPIPEVNFDASPYYNPVLKNVVILATGGTIAGSGEAHKTLNYEPGALPIQDLLDSVPHLERIANCAGVQVSNLCSADITSDHWLTLATLINTLALREDIHGFVITHGTDTLDETSYFLNLVIKTDKPVIITGSMRPATAISADGPLNLFQSVALAANPDASGQGVMVVFAEGIYSGRDVQKVNTFKANAFDERDFGCLGYMRDSQAFFYTRSLKRHTTAAQFDVSALSGLPEVSVAYFHVDADPGILDYLATISKGIVIAGAGGGIYSKPWIDKVGKLKNNNIPVVRCSRISSGITLKDSYIDLSANSIPCNSLVPQKARILLSLALTQTVQYDEIATMFNEY; this is encoded by the coding sequence ATGATTATTCCAATCCCTGAAGTGAATTTTGACGCTTCCCCTTACTATAATCCCGTGCTTAAAAATGTGGTCATTCTGGCTACCGGCGGCACCATTGCCGGAAGTGGAGAAGCCCACAAAACATTGAATTACGAACCCGGCGCCCTGCCGATACAAGACCTGCTGGACAGTGTTCCCCATCTGGAGCGGATCGCAAATTGCGCCGGAGTACAGGTCAGCAACCTTTGCAGTGCCGACATTACCAGCGACCACTGGCTGACGTTGGCTACATTGATCAACACTCTTGCCCTTCGTGAGGATATTCACGGATTCGTCATTACGCACGGAACCGACACTCTTGATGAAACCTCTTATTTCCTGAACCTGGTTATCAAAACCGACAAGCCGGTGATTATTACCGGATCAATGCGGCCTGCAACTGCGATCAGCGCAGATGGCCCACTGAACCTGTTCCAATCGGTAGCGTTGGCAGCGAATCCGGACGCTTCCGGTCAAGGAGTTATGGTTGTTTTTGCAGAGGGGATCTACAGCGGCAGAGATGTGCAGAAGGTGAATACCTTTAAAGCCAACGCCTTTGACGAGCGGGATTTCGGCTGCCTGGGCTACATGCGCGACAGTCAGGCTTTCTTCTATACAAGATCCCTTAAAAGGCATACCACTGCAGCACAGTTCGACGTATCGGCTCTGAGTGGATTGCCTGAAGTGTCTGTCGCTTATTTCCACGTCGATGCCGATCCGGGCATTCTAGATTACCTGGCTACGATCTCCAAAGGAATTGTAATTGCGGGAGCGGGCGGAGGAATATACAGCAAACCATGGATTGATAAAGTCGGGAAACTTAAGAACAACAACATTCCGGTCGTCCGCTGCTCGCGGATCTCCAGTGGAATTACGCTGAAGGATTCTTACATTGACCTTTCTGCCAATTCGATTCCCTGCAACAGCCTGGTGCCGCAGAAAGCGAGAATTCTCCTGTCGCTGGCACTGACGCAAACTGTACAGTACGATGAAATTGCCACAATGTTCAATGAGTACTAA
- a CDS encoding cyclase family protein, giving the protein MSKYVEIGYPIYEGMPVFPGLPEVKLEPKERLDKGDDWNGSVLSIYLHAGTHVDAPWHHMNNGKGIDAIPIEDFIYRKPLLIDCPLGPNGFITVEKLEEYEELNEADLLIFNTSHWKHRDTDFGIYANNFPAVSPEAAEYIRTKLPNCKAVAIDTLSIENMSEAKRNGYFVHHAFLDHEKYKEKTILIYEDINPAPLVGKKLISAFTAPLRIKNHDASIVNIIVEIEE; this is encoded by the coding sequence ATGTCAAAATACGTCGAAATTGGTTATCCAATTTATGAAGGAATGCCTGTTTTTCCAGGATTGCCAGAAGTGAAATTAGAGCCTAAAGAGCGCTTGGACAAAGGGGATGACTGGAACGGAAGTGTGTTAAGTATTTATCTTCATGCCGGTACCCATGTCGATGCCCCATGGCATCACATGAATAACGGTAAGGGAATAGATGCTATTCCGATTGAAGATTTCATTTACCGAAAGCCGCTGTTAATTGATTGCCCGCTTGGCCCGAACGGCTTTATCACCGTTGAGAAACTCGAGGAATATGAAGAACTGAATGAAGCGGATCTTCTGATTTTCAACACGAGTCATTGGAAACACCGGGATACTGATTTCGGGATATACGCCAATAATTTCCCCGCTGTCTCTCCTGAAGCCGCTGAATACATACGGACGAAGTTGCCAAACTGCAAAGCGGTGGCTATTGATACCTTGAGCATTGAGAATATGAGTGAAGCCAAAAGAAACGGTTATTTTGTCCACCATGCCTTCTTAGATCATGAAAAGTATAAAGAGAAGACAATACTCATTTATGAAGACATTAATCCAGCGCCGTTGGTTGGCAAAAAGCTAATTTCTGCCTTTACAGCTCCGCTTCGTATTAAAAACCACGATGCATCTATTGTTAACATCATCGTTGAAATTGAAGAATAA
- a CDS encoding diguanylate cyclase → MIAFENYQLLETISDNVIKSVYRCADAASGITVILKVLKSEFAGPEAVMRFKQEFRLLQELSETASGVIRPYKLVEQNGCYIMVLEDTGGRSLKRIMAEDSPDQHTLLQLAIQVIDILGAIHEQNVIHKDIKPSNIIWNRERNLVQIIDFDLAVKLSKERPEFQNSGVLEGSLHYISPEQTGRMSRNIDYRSDYYSFGVVLYEMMTGIKPHDSEEMLEQIYSIIAKEAVPPYKATGGKVSPVLSAIIMKLMEKSAEDRYRSAYGIKADLKKCLAGNEEFVIGSEDRLNLFRIPQKLYGREAEVACLSDAFRRCVRGNPQIMFVTGDAGVGKTALVHELHQYISQEKGLFAEGKFDQYNRHIPYSALIQAFRKLISQLLDSPDEDYKQYIGGALTKALDGNGSLIAGLIPELSLFIGDQPEIEPPPLNPAEETNRFFLTFAKFIEGITRNERPLVLFLDDLQWADFSSLQLVERLVLDNQLRKVFVVCSYRHDEIPAGHPLFTSKMKMEKSREVDEIKLGALSLSHVQSLIADTLYTGTDNVRQLAEVIYKRTKGNSFFISEILKDLNKTGYLHFDERQGEWSWQLQQIVNLPINDNIVEFLMMKLITLPEDLRRILMLGAAIGNVFDYGMLTLIAEEPREVLAGCIAAAVEGEFIHPADYRYGLFSGLLADAEEDLLQLADIPFRFSHDRIQQAFYQMLNEDKSKALHLKIGRLMLDKLTPEEAEDKIVDIAAHLNKGLELIGDKLEISRVILLNLKAARKAKAGFGYESAYVLLETAKKLLPEDAWTEDRLQTAEIYELYAECGYLTHHTEAADRACSILIQHTEDRMALAQIYEMQANHYMYLGLMKESIQSGRQGLAVLGMNIPEKVGMGSVLKELVKIKTALRGRPAEDIFAAAEMKEPEMKLIMRLLINFIPPAFISGETSLFGLVVLKKVGLTLTYGNAPESALAFVGYAMLLSGFGDSKGAFDYGRLGIRMNDKFNDQQWKGATYVLYTLFSHAWTEPWDTLQDWFTTSIEASLRTGDLLYLAHSSFYVNLWNPSMDIAANLQESSRTLAMIENTKYKESLATAQLARQYLLNLAGELADNHSFDGDEFSEKVYLRELTEANYFSGIAIYYIYKMKLLFTYESYREAMEYIDKAYPIIGTLAGSAFMEEFALYTFLNLAYSYKDLNFLDKKKARSRMRKEFRRVRKWARHAPHTFRQHEYLMKAEWARISRQDEKAGHYYDLAIETSEQGSFVRYKALTNELAARFYYNKGFKEFAAYLLRQSVYYYSVWGAKEKIRFINERYPDIVKKINTKEFMHGRTVSDYTESIDLNSMILASQAISKEIELNNLLEALMQIVIKNAGAQRGFILMTSKTGLLVEGEYQPEEDKITVAVQDHKRYDNLPDSIVRLVEESRETVIYNDAYSETPFVNDPYIVKHRPKSLVCMPLINQNKTIAIIYLENNLVTGLFTKERMKIINLLSREMVFSLENASLYSELERSEEKYRELVGNLQDGIFITQDKKCKYANEALAQMLGYHTEEMLEQHFENFVSPAEREKVLHYYSRRVEGKQAPFEYETKLMHKDKSREIIVIHKATLITYMNKPAVQGTVKDITERKKAEEELRRHKDHLEELVVERTKELELNNEELNKYIQLIEEISITDELTGLYNRRYFNKLFLDEVEKAAKDKNNLTYLMLDIDYFKKFNDTYGHYEGDSVLRQVGSLLQQLAERADGFAFRLGGEEFGIVVPGFTPWQSREYAENIRRSIADLRIEHSLSPEHGIITVSIGVAAVRVDNLREEDIYKLGDDALYQSKAAGRNCVTLFE, encoded by the coding sequence ATGATTGCATTTGAAAACTATCAGCTTCTGGAAACTATTTCCGACAACGTTATCAAATCGGTCTACAGGTGCGCAGATGCTGCATCAGGTATTACGGTCATTCTGAAAGTGCTGAAGTCGGAGTTTGCCGGTCCGGAAGCTGTGATGCGGTTCAAACAGGAATTCAGGCTGCTTCAAGAGCTGAGTGAAACGGCTTCGGGGGTTATTCGGCCTTACAAGCTGGTAGAGCAGAACGGGTGCTACATTATGGTGCTGGAGGATACCGGTGGACGGTCGCTTAAGAGGATTATGGCTGAAGATTCACCGGATCAGCACACGCTTTTGCAGCTGGCGATTCAGGTTATTGATATTCTGGGAGCGATACATGAACAGAATGTAATCCATAAGGACATCAAACCCTCGAATATCATTTGGAACAGGGAACGGAATCTCGTGCAGATCATTGATTTCGATCTTGCCGTGAAGCTGTCCAAGGAGAGGCCGGAGTTTCAGAACAGCGGTGTACTCGAAGGGAGCCTGCACTATATTTCCCCGGAACAGACGGGAAGAATGAGCCGGAATATTGATTACCGGAGTGATTATTATTCGTTTGGTGTTGTGCTCTACGAGATGATGACCGGCATAAAGCCGCATGACTCGGAGGAAATGCTGGAGCAGATTTATTCCATTATCGCCAAGGAAGCCGTTCCCCCCTATAAAGCAACCGGCGGCAAGGTCTCACCTGTCCTGTCCGCTATCATCATGAAACTCATGGAGAAATCCGCTGAAGATAGATACCGCAGTGCTTACGGAATTAAAGCGGATCTGAAAAAATGTCTCGCAGGAAACGAGGAGTTTGTGATCGGCAGCGAGGATCGGCTGAATCTATTCCGCATCCCGCAAAAGCTGTACGGCAGGGAAGCGGAAGTAGCCTGTCTTTCCGATGCATTCCGGCGTTGTGTCCGGGGCAATCCGCAGATTATGTTCGTAACGGGAGACGCCGGAGTGGGCAAAACTGCGCTGGTTCACGAACTGCATCAATACATTAGCCAGGAGAAGGGCCTTTTCGCCGAAGGCAAGTTCGACCAGTACAACAGGCATATCCCTTACAGTGCTTTGATTCAGGCGTTCCGAAAGTTGATCAGCCAGCTGCTGGACAGCCCGGATGAGGATTACAAACAATATATCGGAGGCGCTCTGACCAAGGCGCTGGACGGAAATGGCAGCCTGATTGCCGGTTTGATCCCGGAGCTCAGCCTGTTCATCGGCGATCAGCCGGAGATAGAGCCCCCGCCGCTTAATCCCGCAGAGGAGACGAACCGGTTCTTCCTCACATTTGCTAAGTTCATCGAAGGAATAACAAGGAACGAGAGACCGCTGGTCCTGTTCCTGGATGACCTGCAATGGGCGGACTTCTCGAGCCTTCAGCTTGTGGAGAGGTTGGTGCTGGATAACCAGCTGCGGAAAGTTTTTGTTGTCTGTTCTTACAGGCACGACGAAATACCTGCTGGTCATCCGCTGTTTACCTCTAAGATGAAAATGGAGAAAAGCAGGGAAGTTGATGAAATTAAGCTGGGAGCTTTGTCCTTGAGTCATGTGCAAAGTCTGATTGCCGATACACTCTATACGGGTACAGACAACGTCAGACAGCTTGCAGAGGTTATTTATAAGCGTACCAAGGGCAACTCTTTTTTTATCAGCGAAATTCTGAAGGATCTTAATAAAACCGGGTACCTGCATTTTGATGAGCGGCAAGGTGAGTGGAGCTGGCAGCTTCAGCAAATTGTAAACCTCCCGATCAATGACAATATCGTCGAATTTCTAATGATGAAGCTGATCACCTTGCCGGAAGATCTGCGCAGAATTTTGATGCTTGGTGCTGCCATTGGCAATGTGTTTGATTATGGCATGCTGACATTGATTGCGGAAGAGCCGCGGGAAGTCCTTGCCGGCTGTATCGCTGCGGCGGTGGAAGGAGAGTTCATTCACCCTGCCGACTACCGTTATGGCCTATTCTCAGGTCTGCTCGCCGATGCGGAGGAAGATCTGCTGCAATTGGCCGACATCCCGTTCAGATTCTCCCATGACCGGATTCAGCAGGCGTTCTACCAGATGCTGAACGAGGACAAGAGCAAAGCGCTGCATCTGAAGATCGGGCGGCTAATGCTGGATAAGCTGACGCCTGAGGAAGCGGAGGATAAAATCGTCGATATCGCCGCACATCTGAACAAAGGGCTGGAGCTGATTGGCGATAAGCTGGAAATCAGCAGGGTAATTCTGCTTAATCTGAAGGCAGCCCGCAAAGCAAAAGCCGGGTTTGGCTATGAATCGGCTTATGTGCTGCTGGAGACGGCAAAAAAGCTGCTGCCGGAGGATGCCTGGACCGAAGATCGGCTTCAGACGGCGGAAATCTATGAGCTCTATGCGGAATGCGGCTACCTCACCCATCATACTGAAGCGGCAGACAGAGCCTGTTCAATTCTAATCCAGCATACGGAAGACAGAATGGCCCTTGCGCAAATTTACGAGATGCAGGCTAATCACTATATGTATCTGGGCTTGATGAAGGAATCAATTCAATCGGGCAGACAAGGCCTGGCTGTACTGGGAATGAACATCCCGGAGAAGGTTGGTATGGGCTCCGTGCTTAAGGAGCTTGTGAAGATCAAGACTGCACTTCGCGGGAGACCGGCCGAGGATATTTTTGCGGCGGCTGAGATGAAGGAGCCGGAAATGAAGCTGATCATGAGACTGCTGATTAACTTCATTCCACCAGCCTTTATTTCCGGGGAGACCTCACTTTTTGGCTTAGTTGTACTGAAGAAGGTTGGGCTCACGCTGACTTACGGCAATGCTCCGGAATCGGCACTTGCTTTTGTCGGCTATGCCATGCTGTTATCCGGATTTGGGGACAGCAAGGGAGCTTTTGACTATGGAAGACTGGGCATACGAATGAATGACAAGTTCAATGACCAGCAGTGGAAGGGCGCGACATATGTACTATACACCCTGTTCTCTCACGCCTGGACGGAGCCTTGGGACACGCTGCAGGACTGGTTCACCACATCCATAGAAGCAAGCCTGCGGACAGGGGATTTATTGTATCTGGCCCACTCCTCCTTCTACGTAAATCTCTGGAATCCGTCAATGGATATTGCCGCGAACCTGCAGGAAAGCAGCCGGACCCTTGCGATGATCGAGAATACGAAGTATAAGGAGTCCCTTGCGACAGCGCAGCTGGCCCGGCAGTATCTACTGAATCTGGCCGGTGAGCTTGCGGACAACCATTCTTTTGACGGGGATGAGTTCAGTGAAAAAGTCTATTTGCGGGAGCTTACGGAGGCCAATTATTTTTCCGGAATCGCCATCTATTATATTTATAAAATGAAGCTATTGTTCACCTACGAGAGCTACCGGGAGGCCATGGAGTATATAGATAAAGCCTACCCGATTATCGGCACACTTGCCGGCTCGGCTTTTATGGAGGAGTTCGCCCTCTACACGTTCCTTAACCTGGCTTACAGTTACAAGGATCTGAATTTTCTGGATAAAAAGAAGGCCCGGAGCAGAATGCGCAAGGAGTTCCGCCGGGTCCGCAAGTGGGCCAGGCATGCACCGCATACCTTCCGCCAGCATGAATATCTGATGAAGGCCGAATGGGCACGGATCTCCCGGCAGGACGAGAAAGCGGGGCATTACTACGACCTGGCGATTGAGACCAGTGAACAGGGCAGCTTCGTGAGATATAAGGCGCTGACCAATGAGCTGGCGGCCCGTTTTTACTACAACAAGGGTTTCAAAGAGTTCGCAGCCTATCTGCTCAGACAATCGGTATATTATTATTCCGTCTGGGGGGCGAAGGAGAAGATCAGGTTTATTAACGAACGCTACCCGGATATCGTCAAGAAAATCAACACCAAGGAATTTATGCACGGGCGCACGGTCTCGGATTATACCGAAAGCATTGATCTGAATTCGATGATCTTGGCCTCTCAGGCTATTTCTAAGGAAATTGAGCTGAATAATCTGCTGGAAGCGCTCATGCAGATTGTCATCAAAAATGCCGGGGCCCAGCGGGGTTTTATCCTGATGACCTCCAAGACCGGTCTGCTGGTGGAAGGGGAGTATCAGCCGGAGGAAGATAAAATCACGGTAGCCGTGCAGGATCATAAGAGGTATGACAATCTGCCGGATTCGATAGTAAGGCTGGTGGAGGAGAGCAGGGAAACAGTCATTTACAATGATGCCTATTCCGAGACCCCGTTCGTTAATGATCCTTATATCGTCAAGCACCGTCCCAAATCGCTCGTCTGCATGCCGCTGATCAACCAGAACAAGACCATCGCGATTATTTACCTGGAGAATAACCTGGTGACAGGCCTATTTACGAAGGAACGGATGAAGATTATCAATCTTCTGTCCAGAGAAATGGTCTTCTCGCTGGAGAATGCCAGCCTTTACTCCGAACTGGAGCGCTCCGAAGAGAAATACCGTGAGCTGGTGGGCAATCTGCAGGACGGAATCTTTATTACGCAGGACAAAAAATGCAAATACGCAAATGAAGCGCTGGCACAAATGCTTGGCTACCACACGGAGGAGATGCTGGAGCAGCATTTTGAGAACTTCGTGAGTCCAGCTGAACGGGAAAAGGTTCTGCATTATTACTCCAGACGGGTTGAGGGCAAGCAGGCGCCATTTGAGTATGAGACCAAATTGATGCATAAGGACAAAAGTCGTGAAATTATTGTCATTCATAAGGCGACTCTTATTACCTATATGAACAAACCGGCTGTTCAAGGCACCGTAAAGGATATTACCGAGCGCAAAAAGGCGGAGGAGGAGCTGAGACGGCATAAGGATCATTTGGAGGAACTGGTTGTGGAGCGGACTAAGGAGCTGGAGCTGAACAACGAGGAACTGAATAAATATATCCAGCTGATCGAAGAGATATCGATAACCGACGAGTTGACAGGTCTATATAACCGGAGGTATTTCAACAAATTATTCCTCGATGAAGTGGAGAAAGCGGCAAAGGATAAAAATAATCTGACTTATCTGATGCTGGATATTGATTATTTCAAAAAATTCAATGATACGTATGGTCATTATGAAGGAGACAGCGTACTCCGGCAGGTAGGAAGTCTGCTACAGCAATTGGCTGAACGTGCCGACGGCTTCGCGTTCCGGTTAGGCGGTGAGGAATTTGGCATCGTGGTGCCCGGATTCACTCCGTGGCAATCCCGCGAGTATGCTGAAAACATCAGAAGAAGCATCGCCGATCTGCGGATCGAACATTCGCTGAGTCCAGAGCACGGAATCATAACGGTATCCATAGGTGTTGCCGCAGTTCGCGTCGATAACCTTCGCGAAGAGGATATTTACAAGCTCGGCGACGATGCGCTGTATCAATCCAAAGCAGCGGGCAGAAACTGTGTGACGCTGTTTGAATAG
- a CDS encoding winged helix DNA-binding domain-containing protein — MTNKRIAGLRLLNQHISSPAFEQPEQVVRALGALQAQDYMQAVWAIGLRTASAGLADVERAITERKILLTWSLRGTIHCVPPEDVKWMLQLCAPRLLRATKRRLEQLELDDKTLERCRRILYHALKGGRCVTRPDLLRLLEEEGISTASQRGYHILWHCAYNALICFGPLHGKQQTFVLLDEWVTGSRELSFDESLAELALRYFTTHGPATVHDFAWWTGMTVTDARAGLDAVSNELISEVIESGEYWMPNTPGDGTETGKSSAVYLLPGFDEYILGYKDRSAVLEPETAPLIVPGNNGVFMPTIVWDGQVIGIWKRSLKKKGAELMLSPFRSLDGVLKEQLEEAAGRYAAFLGLPLTKLDMKEI; from the coding sequence GTGACTAACAAGCGGATTGCCGGCCTTCGGCTCTTGAACCAGCACATCAGCAGTCCCGCGTTCGAGCAGCCGGAACAGGTCGTAAGGGCACTAGGTGCGCTGCAGGCACAGGACTATATGCAGGCGGTCTGGGCTATCGGCTTGCGCACAGCATCGGCAGGATTGGCCGATGTGGAGCGGGCCATCACGGAACGGAAAATTCTTCTGACCTGGTCACTTCGCGGGACCATTCATTGTGTACCGCCTGAAGATGTGAAGTGGATGCTTCAGCTATGCGCTCCACGGCTGCTGCGGGCGACAAAACGCAGGCTGGAACAATTGGAGCTGGACGACAAGACTTTGGAGCGCTGCAGAAGGATCCTCTATCATGCCTTAAAAGGAGGGCGGTGTGTTACGCGCCCTGATCTGCTTCGGCTGCTGGAGGAAGAGGGGATCAGCACTGCCAGCCAACGGGGCTACCATATCCTGTGGCACTGCGCGTATAACGCATTAATTTGTTTTGGGCCTCTGCACGGCAAGCAGCAAACCTTCGTCCTGCTGGATGAATGGGTAACCGGGTCCAGGGAGCTGTCCTTCGATGAATCACTTGCTGAGCTTGCCCTGCGGTATTTTACGACCCATGGGCCTGCAACCGTACATGATTTCGCCTGGTGGACAGGCATGACGGTTACGGATGCCAGAGCAGGACTGGACGCGGTGAGCAACGAGCTTATAAGCGAAGTTATAGAATCCGGTGAGTACTGGATGCCGAATACACCTGGTGACGGAACAGAGACCGGTAAATCTTCCGCTGTCTATCTGCTTCCGGGTTTCGATGAGTATATTCTGGGCTACAAGGACCGCAGTGCGGTCCTTGAGCCGGAGACCGCTCCGCTAATTGTTCCCGGCAACAACGGTGTATTTATGCCGACGATTGTATGGGATGGACAGGTCATCGGGATATGGAAACGCAGCCTCAAGAAAAAAGGTGCCGAGCTGATGTTATCCCCCTTTAGATCCTTGGACGGCGTCCTCAAAGAACAGTTGGAAGAGGCTGCCGGACGTTATGCTGCTTTTCTGGGACTCCCGCTCACCAAGCTTGATATGAAAGAAATATAA
- a CDS encoding TIM barrel protein yields the protein MIGQYGGFDYEKFHKDFRNGFYGIEACSFTTAEDMQHLIEESRTKGFQVGVHFPFRADATRLRDPLLLSTDGQVREDAYQHVREELDVLTALHPEYILFHYPKPVILDERVNWTGWRFGDSREFIYESEITLEELIMRSEQLFEWLNAQSLQYQFVPVLEFDALNRYIYDNDFFEQLLIRYPRIKLCLDTARLFLQDKLDPYFDARAILRKFTRYAGLIHLSNVQVNDSVHNSHYPVLPELSPQDGWAPIEDYLRIIREENSDVKIMFEHRSDLISEEQLQRCYLWVDGILNGAAQPDSGNISF from the coding sequence ATGATTGGACAATATGGAGGGTTTGATTACGAGAAATTCCATAAAGACTTTAGAAACGGATTCTATGGAATAGAGGCTTGTTCATTCACCACCGCAGAAGATATGCAGCATTTAATCGAAGAATCGCGCACCAAAGGATTTCAGGTTGGCGTACATTTTCCGTTCCGGGCTGACGCCACCAGGCTACGCGATCCCCTCCTCCTCTCCACAGACGGGCAGGTACGTGAGGATGCCTATCAGCATGTCCGGGAAGAGCTGGATGTTCTGACAGCCCTTCATCCGGAATATATTCTTTTTCATTATCCGAAACCTGTGATTCTAGACGAACGTGTGAATTGGACAGGATGGCGGTTTGGAGATTCCCGGGAGTTTATCTATGAATCTGAAATCACGCTGGAAGAGCTGATAATGCGCAGCGAGCAACTCTTTGAATGGCTGAATGCACAGAGCCTTCAGTATCAATTTGTCCCCGTATTGGAATTTGATGCATTAAACAGATATATTTACGACAACGATTTTTTCGAGCAATTATTGATCCGGTACCCCCGGATTAAGCTCTGCCTGGATACTGCGAGGTTATTTTTGCAGGACAAGCTCGACCCGTATTTTGACGCCAGAGCCATCCTGAGAAAGTTTACCCGCTATGCAGGTCTGATCCACCTCTCCAATGTTCAGGTGAATGACAGCGTGCACAACAGCCACTATCCGGTTCTTCCGGAATTAAGCCCGCAAGACGGCTGGGCACCAATCGAGGATTATTTGCGGATTATCCGTGAGGAGAACAGTGACGTAAAAATCATGTTCGAGCACCGCTCCGACCTTATTTCAGAGGAACAATTGCAACGCTGTTATTTATGGGTTGACGGAATCCTGAACGGAGCAGCGCAGCCGGACAGCGGGAACATTTCATTCTGA
- a CDS encoding VOC family protein — translation MSVDVYLNFNGNCREAVEYYAAVFGTEAPQIMTFGDSPPNPEYPLPEEAKSLVMHSRLNIDGSNVMFSDVFPGMPFTVGNNISLALVSRDEEQLKSWFNQLKEGGTVVMELQETFWSKCYGSLKDKFGIEWQISHENGEAGK, via the coding sequence GTGTCTGTTGATGTGTATTTGAATTTCAATGGGAACTGCCGTGAAGCTGTAGAGTATTATGCTGCGGTATTTGGTACAGAGGCTCCACAGATCATGACCTTTGGAGATTCGCCGCCAAACCCCGAGTATCCGCTTCCTGAAGAAGCCAAATCCTTAGTCATGCACTCCAGATTGAACATTGACGGCAGCAATGTAATGTTCTCTGATGTGTTTCCGGGCATGCCTTTTACGGTGGGGAACAATATCAGCCTCGCTCTCGTATCCCGCGATGAAGAGCAGCTCAAATCCTGGTTCAATCAGTTGAAAGAAGGCGGAACAGTAGTCATGGAGCTGCAGGAGACCTTCTGGAGCAAATGTTACGGCAGCCTGAAAGATAAATTCGGCATCGAATGGCAGATCAGCCACGAGAATGGCGAAGCAGGCAAGTAA
- a CDS encoding CBS domain-containing protein: MEISSFLLPKDQVAFIASSISMLEAMEQLEQHYYSAIPIIDDEGKYVGTLSEGDLLWKLKNTADLGFENMREVTVSEIQRHVHNESVEIHAQMEDMLTLAADQNFVPVVDGAGVFLGIIRRKDIIEYYTRNITD; encoded by the coding sequence ATGGAAATATCCTCTTTTTTGCTGCCCAAAGATCAGGTCGCATTTATTGCTTCCTCCATATCCATGCTGGAAGCTATGGAGCAGCTGGAACAGCATTATTATTCTGCGATACCCATCATTGACGATGAAGGCAAATATGTTGGTACCTTATCAGAGGGCGACTTGCTATGGAAGCTGAAGAACACAGCGGACCTCGGCTTTGAGAATATGCGTGAGGTTACCGTAAGCGAGATCCAGAGACATGTGCATAATGAAAGCGTGGAAATTCACGCCCAGATGGAGGATATGCTTACACTCGCCGCAGACCAGAACTTTGTGCCTGTCGTCGATGGCGCCGGAGTCTTCCTCGGTATTATCCGCCGCAAGGATATCATTGAATATTACACCCGGAATATAACTGATTAA
- a CDS encoding STAS domain-containing protein produces the protein MSEIIIEMPEMFSVEEASKFREDIRSYISTGYSSFLLDFGGCRFIDSTGLGVIVSSYKKCVENGGTIRLQSLNSNVLKIFELTRLTNVFEIL, from the coding sequence ATGAGCGAGATTATTATTGAAATGCCGGAGATGTTTTCCGTAGAAGAAGCAAGCAAGTTTAGAGAAGATATCCGCAGTTATATCAGCACGGGATATTCAAGTTTTCTGCTTGATTTCGGCGGCTGCCGGTTTATCGACAGCACCGGGCTTGGGGTGATTGTCAGCTCTTATAAGAAATGCGTGGAGAATGGCGGCACGATCAGACTGCAATCCTTGAATTCAAATGTGTTGAAGATCTTTGAACTAACAAGGCTGACCAATGTGTTTGAGATATTATAA